A single window of Uloborus diversus isolate 005 chromosome 5, Udiv.v.3.1, whole genome shotgun sequence DNA harbors:
- the LOC129222965 gene encoding uncharacterized protein LOC129222965 gives MSIDYPDDNSTMVVTNLFMKDFTIPETWNLDATAITGPIAKKDMEEKEIKDNFESKKDENEVKKTTNEDPVEVDDVQSNEEDASEESAKPVTPVEELMDTKTETDVKEENIDEKEESIDEEEDKENDTFSKEKIVTSVEHENDASVEHLDKNLPISDPEHFDESLPISDPEQEGRANQLLSSDLEDSEEAKRVENPDDLLSRSYPAKQLLKMKWWENPIRLKKNEDEWTQFDLVFNDEEISREKRRSAVINTQVSVESEDMFHRYSKSANVTQTAN, from the coding sequence ATGTCGATTGATTATCCTGATGACAATTCTACAATGGTGgtaacaaatttatttatgaaagattttaccATTCCAGAAACGTGGAACTTAGATGCAACAGCGATTACTGGTCCGATCGCTAAAAAAGAcatggaagaaaaagaaataaaagataacTTTGAAtctaaaaaagatgaaaatgaagtaaaaaagacCACTAATGAAGATCCGGTGGAAGTTGATGACGTGCAATCAAATGAAGAGGATGCTTCAGAAGAAAGTGCAAAACCTGTTACTCCTGTCGAAGAATTGATGGATACTAAAACAGAAACAGatgtaaaagaagaaaatatagatGAGAAAGAAGAAAGTATAGATgaagaagaagataaagaaaatgatacattttctaaagagaaaatagTTACATCTGTTGAGCACGAAAATGATGCCAGTGTTGAgcatttagataaaaatttacccATCTCTGACCCCGAGCATTTCGATGAAAGTTTACCCATCTCTGATCCTGAGCAGGAAGGCCGAGCTAACCAGTTGCTTTCTTCTGATCTAGAAGACTCTGAAGAAGCAAAAAGGGTTGAGAATCCAGACGACCTTCTTTCCAGGAGCTACCcagctaaacagttgctgaaaaTGAAATGGTGGGAGAACCCAATTCGGTTAAAGAAGAATGAAGACGAATGGACACAATTTGATTTGGTTTTCAATGATGAAGAAATTTCCCGAGAAAAGCGAAGGAGTGCTGTGATAAATACCCAAGTCAGTGTGGAAAGCGAAGATATGTTTCACAGGTACTCAAA